Below is a window of Planctomycetes bacterium MalM25 DNA.
CGACTTCGTCGAAGCGCACCACGCCCTCTCCCAGGTAGTCGCGTTAAACCTGGCCCCCGGCGGGCGGTTCGCGGAGTGGGGCAGCGGCGTCGGCGTGGTCACCTGCTTGGCGAGCCTTCTCGGCCTGGACGCGATCGGCATCGAGATCGAAAACGACTTGGTCGAAATCGCCGAAGCCCTGGCCGAGGACCACGCGATCGAGGCGGAGTTCGTCCGCGGCAGCTTCGTCCCCGAGGGGGGCGAGCACGTCCTGGAGGACAACGCGTACAACCTGGCGCGCGACGTCACCTGGCTCGAGCCGGGCGGCGACGACGCCTACGAGCTGCTCGGCCTCGACCCGGACGACTTCGACTTCGTGTTCGCCTACCCCTGGCCGGGCGAGGAACAGACCCTCTTCGACCTGTTCGCCGAGTACGCCGCCGTCGGCGCCCTGCTGATGACCCACCACGGCGAGAACGGCATGCGGCTGCAGCGGAAGAGGCGCTGACTTCGTGTCGGCGCCACGTTGGGTGGTCAGCCCCCGACGTCAGTCGGGGGACCGCGTCCCGGACCAAACCGTTCTCTACCCGAAACCGATCCCCCGACTGACGTCGGGGGCTAGCCACCCAACCGCCTCAACATGCTCCGCGACTCGCTGCTCGACCTCGAACGACACGGCCAGCTGCGCCGGATCGACGCGCCGATCGACGCCTACCTCGAGGCGGCCGCCATCCACCGTCGGGTCTATCAGGCGGGCGGGCCGGCGCTCTGGTTCACGAACGTGGCCGGTTGCCGCTTCACGATGGCGAGCAACCTGTTCGGCACGCTCGAGCGCTCGAAGCTGCTGTTCCGCAAGACTTATGACTCGGTGCAGCGGCTCATCGATCTGAAGGTCGATCCGAACCGTGCCTTCAAGTCGCCCCTCAAGTACGCCGGCGCTCCGTTCACGGCGCTGAGGATGCTGCCCCGCTCCGTCCGTCGCGGGCCGGTGCTCGGCAACGAGACGACCCTCTCCGAGCTGCCGAACCTCGTCAGCTGGCCGCGCGACGGGGGGCCGTTCGTCACCCTGCCGCAGGTCTACACGGAAGACCCCGCCGCGCCGGGCCTGATGAAGTCGAACCTCGGCATGTACCGCATCCAGCTCGCCGGGAACGAGTACGAAAAGGATCGCGAGATCGGCCTGCATTACCAGTTGCACCGCTCGATCGGCGTGCATCAAGCCGAAGCGCGGCGGCTCGGGAAGCCGTTCCGCGTGAACACCTTCGTCGGCGGACACCCGGCGATGACGCTCGCCGCCGTGATGCCGCTGCCCGAGGGGATGAGCGAGCTGACCTTCGCCGGCGCGCTCGCGGGCCGGCGGATCCGCATGGCCCGACGCCCCGACGGCCTGCCCGTCTACGCGGACGCCGACTTCGCGATCTGCGGCACGGTCCTCCCCGGTGAAGAGGGCGAGTCGGGCTTGCCGATGATGAAACCCGAGGGACCGTTTGGCGACCACTTGGGGTACTACTCGCTGCGGCACCCCTTCCCGACGATGCGGGTCGATCACGTTTATCACCGCGACGACGCCGTCTGGGCGTTCACGGTCGTCGGCCGCCCGCCGCAGGAAGACACCGCGTTCGGCGAGCTGATCCACGACCTGACCGGTCCGGTCATCCCGACCGTCCTGCCGGGCGTGCTCGGCGTGAATGCTGTCGACGCCGCGGGCGTTCACCCGCTGCTGTTGGCGGTGGGCAGTGAGCGTTACATGCCGTTCTACGACGCCGAGCGCCCGCAAGAGATCCTCACGCAAGCGTCCGCGATCCTTGGGCAGGGGCAGCTCTCGCTCGCGAAGTTCCTGTTGATCGCCGACGCGGGCTGCTGGCCCGAGCGGAGCGACGCGCTCGACGACCTGCACGCGGTGCGTCCCTTCTTCGAGCAGGTGCTCCGTCGGGCCGATTGGACGCGCGACCTGCACTTCCACACGCGGACGACGATCGACACGCTCGACTACTCGGGCGACTCGATCAACGCCGGGTCGAAGGTGGTGCTCGCCGCCGCGGGGCCGCCGAAGTTCGAGCTGACGACCGAGTTGACGTCGGGCTCCGACCGGCTGCCGGAGGGCTTCGCCGACCCGCGCGTCGTCATGCCGGGCGTGGTCGCCGTGCGTGGTCCGAAGCTGCCCGCGCCGTCGTTCGACTACGACGCCGTTGGGCGCGGGCAGCTCTCAGGGGCCCAGGCGGAGACCGCTGGGCTCGCTGAAGCAGCCGCCGTCGGCTCCGCCGAGATGCAGCGGTTCTGCGCCGCGCTCGACCGCGACCATCCACTGCGGCGTTTCCGATTGATCGTCGTCGCCGACGACGCCGAGTTCCTCGCCGCCACGAGCGGCCATGAGGGGATCGGCAACTTCTTGTGGGTCGCTTTCACCCGGGCGAACCCGGCGGCCGACCTGTGGGGCGTCGAGGCGTTCTGCGACCGCAAGCACTGGGGCTGCCGTGGCCCCCTGGTCATCGACGCCCGCATCAAGCCGCACCACGCCCCGGTGCTGGAAGAGCCGCCCGAGGTGTCGGCCAGGATCGAAGCAATGGCCGCCCCCGGTGAGCCGCTTCACGGGTTGTTCTAGGCGACGCCGGCACGGCGTCCGTCTGGCGGGTATAGTTGGGGGCTCCCCTAAATCCCACCTCGCCGGAGATTTCCCGCGTGCTTATCCCTCGCCCCCTGCTCGTCGCCGCCCTCGTCGCCTGCCTGACCGGCTTGGCGTCGGCCGATTCCGAGATGCTGACGATCGGCTCGTCCGCCCCGCAGCTCGACGTCGATCACTGGTTCGCCTTGGGCGAAGCTCCGGAGGGCGAAGAACCCGAGGCCCCCGCGCCGATCACCGCGTTCGAATCGGGCAAGGTCTACGTGGTCGAGTTCTGGGCGACCTGGTGCGGGCCCTGCGTCGGCTCGATCCCGCACATCCACGAGCTGCAAGAGCGGTACCGTGACCAGGGCGTGACGGTCATCAGCCTGAGCGACGAATCGGTCGACACGATCGAGCCCTTCTTCGAGCGTGAGGTCCGTGGTTACCCAACCGAAGAGGGTGAGGAGACCCCGACCTACGGCGAGCTGATGGGCGCCTACCGGGTTGGGACCGACCCGGACGGCTCGGTCAACAAGTCGTACATGCAAGCAGCCATGCAGAACGGCATCCCGTGCGCCTTCCTCGTGGGCAAGTCGGGCGTCGTCGAGTGGATCGGCCACCCGATGGAGATGGAGCCGGTGCTCAACGCCGTGCTCGACGAATCGTGGGACCGCGAGGAATTCGGCGAACAGTTCCGCCTGCAGCAGGAGATGGAGAAGCTCCAATCCGAGGCGATCGCCGCCGCCCGGGCGG
It encodes the following:
- the resA_4 gene encoding Thiol-disulfide oxidoreductase ResA, with translation MLIPRPLLVAALVACLTGLASADSEMLTIGSSAPQLDVDHWFALGEAPEGEEPEAPAPITAFESGKVYVVEFWATWCGPCVGSIPHIHELQERYRDQGVTVISLSDESVDTIEPFFEREVRGYPTEEGEETPTYGELMGAYRVGTDPDGSVNKSYMQAAMQNGIPCAFLVGKSGVVEWIGHPMEMEPVLNAVLDESWDREEFGEQFRLQQEMEKLQSEAIAAARAGDFKKLREKAETLAESASSPRMKQMAQRLLMFADQIESQHIIQTDPERAIGEFNKLVESANGDVEAINRLTWGIYGMAASGVPIREDLLQAAAEATEELVVDDAPNGNLLDTIGHLYHQMGDLDKAIEVQRRAVAVGQPPEAAQLQAQIEAFLQQLLAEKAAKAEAPAE
- a CDS encoding 4-hydroxybenzoate decarboxylase subunit C, with product MLRDSLLDLERHGQLRRIDAPIDAYLEAAAIHRRVYQAGGPALWFTNVAGCRFTMASNLFGTLERSKLLFRKTYDSVQRLIDLKVDPNRAFKSPLKYAGAPFTALRMLPRSVRRGPVLGNETTLSELPNLVSWPRDGGPFVTLPQVYTEDPAAPGLMKSNLGMYRIQLAGNEYEKDREIGLHYQLHRSIGVHQAEARRLGKPFRVNTFVGGHPAMTLAAVMPLPEGMSELTFAGALAGRRIRMARRPDGLPVYADADFAICGTVLPGEEGESGLPMMKPEGPFGDHLGYYSLRHPFPTMRVDHVYHRDDAVWAFTVVGRPPQEDTAFGELIHDLTGPVIPTVLPGVLGVNAVDAAGVHPLLLAVGSERYMPFYDAERPQEILTQASAILGQGQLSLAKFLLIADAGCWPERSDALDDLHAVRPFFEQVLRRADWTRDLHFHTRTTIDTLDYSGDSINAGSKVVLAAAGPPKFELTTELTSGSDRLPEGFADPRVVMPGVVAVRGPKLPAPSFDYDAVGRGQLSGAQAETAGLAEAAAVGSAEMQRFCAALDRDHPLRRFRLIVVADDAEFLAATSGHEGIGNFLWVAFTRANPAADLWGVEAFCDRKHWGCRGPLVIDARIKPHHAPVLEEPPEVSARIEAMAAPGEPLHGLF